The following are encoded in a window of Ignavibacteriales bacterium genomic DNA:
- a CDS encoding thioredoxin fold domain-containing protein: MKINILFGSILMILIAGGIILFSSTQSELKWDSFNKAIVKGQSENKKLVIDVYTDWCGWCKKMDKSTYQNQNVVDYISKKYIPVKLNAESSTKLTFEGQEYSEQQFSRNLGISGYPSTLFVDEKGKLITVVPGYLEPAEFIKILKFIGEDIYKSKSFDEYLKSLGS; the protein is encoded by the coding sequence ATGAAAATAAATATTTTGTTCGGTTCTATTTTAATGATTCTGATTGCCGGTGGAATAATTCTTTTTAGTTCAACGCAATCGGAACTTAAATGGGATTCATTCAATAAAGCAATAGTTAAAGGTCAATCAGAAAATAAAAAACTGGTTATTGATGTTTATACTGATTGGTGCGGATGGTGCAAGAAAATGGATAAGAGCACATACCAAAATCAAAATGTTGTTGATTATATAAGTAAAAAATATATTCCGGTTAAATTGAATGCGGAATCCTCAACCAAATTAACTTTTGAAGGACAAGAATATAGTGAACAGCAATTTTCGCGGAATCTTGGAATCAGTGGTTATCCATCAACTTTATTTGTTGATGAAAAAGGGAAATTAATTACCGTTGTACCCGGTTATTTGGAACCAGCTGAGTTTATTAAAATTCTTAAATTTATCGGTGAAGATATTTATAAGTCAAAAAG